The proteins below are encoded in one region of Aquisphaera giovannonii:
- a CDS encoding amidohydrolase: MIKPRVGRCLAAWLPSLCLGLCGLAAAADEADLILHRGKVVTVDHDFSVRQAVAIRGDRILRVGTDEEVLSTRGPRTEVIDLGGKTVLPGLIDSHAHPTDASMTEFDHEIPEMETIADVLAYVRSRAGALGPGRWIVVRQVFITRLKERRYPTRDELDRAAPENPVLFSTGPDASLNSPALRLSGIDRNFRPDGPGKVEKDPRTGEPTGILRNLTRYVKVQPTGREPSESDRERRLLELFRDYNSVGITAVIDRDADGAAVERYGRLHQAGALTVRLGISRHVENLGPLDDILAEIRRVAEHPLRRGGPRLRIVGIKTYLDGGMLTGSAYMREPWGISRIYAIDDPAYRGVLFIPRDRLVPMVRAAVEQGLQFTAHSVGDGAVHALLDAYAEVNERTPVAPTRPCVTHSNFMSREAIATAARLGVMVDIQPAWLYLDTRTLAAQFGDGRLRYFQPLKSLFAAGVVAGGGSDHMQKIGSLRSINPYNPFLGMWVAITRRARGYEGQLHPEEALTRAQAIRFYTINNAHLLFLEDRIGSLEVGKQADLVVLDRDLLTCPEEQIREARALTTYLDGRPVFARPR; encoded by the coding sequence ATGATCAAGCCCCGCGTCGGTCGATGCCTCGCCGCATGGCTCCCGTCCCTGTGCCTCGGGCTCTGCGGGCTCGCCGCGGCGGCCGACGAGGCGGACCTGATCCTGCACCGCGGCAAGGTCGTCACTGTGGATCACGACTTCTCGGTCCGCCAGGCCGTGGCGATCCGCGGTGATCGCATCCTCCGCGTCGGCACCGACGAGGAGGTCCTCTCCACCCGCGGGCCGCGGACGGAGGTGATCGACCTGGGCGGCAAGACGGTCCTGCCGGGCCTGATCGACTCGCACGCCCACCCGACCGACGCGAGCATGACCGAGTTCGACCACGAGATCCCCGAGATGGAGACCATCGCGGACGTGCTGGCTTACGTCCGCTCGCGGGCCGGGGCGCTGGGCCCGGGGCGATGGATCGTCGTCCGCCAGGTCTTCATCACCCGATTGAAGGAGCGGCGCTATCCGACCCGCGACGAGCTGGATCGGGCCGCGCCCGAGAACCCGGTGCTCTTCTCCACCGGCCCGGATGCGTCGCTCAACTCGCCGGCCTTGAGGCTCAGCGGCATCGACAGGAATTTCCGGCCCGACGGGCCGGGCAAGGTCGAGAAGGACCCGAGGACGGGCGAGCCGACCGGCATCCTCCGGAACCTCACGCGGTACGTGAAGGTCCAGCCGACCGGGCGGGAACCGTCGGAGTCGGACCGGGAGCGGCGACTGCTCGAGCTGTTCCGCGACTACAACTCGGTCGGGATCACCGCGGTGATCGACCGCGACGCGGACGGCGCCGCGGTGGAGCGGTACGGGAGGCTTCACCAGGCCGGTGCGCTCACCGTCCGCCTCGGGATCTCGCGGCACGTCGAGAACCTGGGCCCGCTCGACGACATCCTCGCCGAGATCCGCCGCGTGGCGGAGCACCCGCTCCGCAGGGGCGGGCCCCGGCTGCGGATCGTCGGGATCAAGACGTACCTCGACGGCGGCATGCTCACCGGCAGCGCCTACATGCGCGAGCCCTGGGGGATCAGCCGGATCTACGCGATCGACGACCCGGCGTATCGCGGCGTGCTGTTCATCCCCCGCGACCGGCTGGTCCCGATGGTGCGGGCGGCCGTCGAACAGGGGCTGCAATTCACGGCCCATAGCGTCGGGGACGGCGCCGTGCACGCCCTGCTCGATGCCTATGCGGAGGTCAACGAGCGGACGCCGGTGGCCCCCACCCGGCCGTGCGTGACGCACTCGAACTTCATGAGCCGCGAGGCCATCGCCACGGCCGCGAGGCTCGGCGTGATGGTCGACATCCAGCCGGCCTGGCTCTACCTCGACACGCGGACGCTCGCCGCCCAGTTCGGCGACGGCCGGCTGCGCTATTTCCAGCCGCTGAAGTCCCTCTTCGCGGCCGGCGTGGTCGCCGGGGGCGGCTCCGACCACATGCAGAAGATCGGCTCGCTCCGGTCGATCAATCCCTACAATCCGTTCCTGGGCATGTGGGTCGCGATCACCCGGCGGGCCCGCGGCTACGAGGGCCAGCTCCACCCCGAGGAGGCCCTGACCCGCGCGCAGGCGATCCGGTTCTACACCATCAACAACGCGCACCTGCTGTTCCTGGAGGACCGGATCGGCTCCCTCGAGGTGGGCAAGCAGGCGGACCTCGTGGTCCTCGATCGCGACCTGCTGACCTGCCCGGAGGAGCAGATCCGGGAGGCCCGCGCCCTGACGACCTACCTCGACGGCCGTCCCGTCTTCGCGCGGCCCCGCTGA
- a CDS encoding DUF1801 domain-containing protein has product MKKDRAGDDASRPGDAAGDWRGEMLARLRALILEADPEMVEERKWVKPSNPAGVPTFSHGGIVCTGETYKGVVKLTFAKGASLPDPSGLFNASLEGNARRAIDFREGDPVDEEALKALIRAAVAFNTRPGTAKGR; this is encoded by the coding sequence ATGAAGAAGGACCGGGCCGGGGACGATGCATCGAGGCCGGGCGATGCCGCGGGCGACTGGCGGGGCGAGATGCTCGCGCGGCTCCGCGCCCTGATCCTGGAGGCGGATCCGGAGATGGTCGAGGAGCGGAAGTGGGTCAAGCCGTCGAATCCGGCGGGGGTGCCGACGTTCTCGCACGGCGGGATCGTCTGCACCGGGGAGACGTACAAGGGCGTCGTGAAGCTGACCTTCGCGAAGGGGGCCTCGCTGCCGGACCCGTCGGGCCTCTTCAACGCCAGCCTCGAGGGCAACGCCCGGCGCGCGATCGACTTCCGCGAGGGCGACCCGGTGGATGAGGAGGCGCTGAAGGCCCTGATCCGGGCCGCCGTGGCGTTCAACACCCGCCCGGGGACGGCCAAGGGCCGCTGA
- a CDS encoding GIY-YIG nuclease family protein, protein MLYALLIVLCFALVGIALFFFLRAGELKAQVSQLETAWKEREGAYESELSRLEKIRHIPNVIEKARRTEAEIAAKIAEAERRSQEIIDFATAEAQEQARKIRAQADGEATITHDAAQRVKDEAYRLRREAQVTLAEASKEARDIASKARKDAKEKREQADTALNGATTLALQIRLDAEARARAIDADAFAARGKAREYEDVIQALERTIKRYENVPIAPLPHALDELADEFGFSKPGEKLKLARERTRLMQRNGTAATCGYPDGWKRDHALKFVLGTFNGQVDTILSRVRSGNHARLAQEMKDAYALVNKDGEVYKDARIQREYLDARLGELKAAVAVQRLKEQAREEQRAIREQIREEQRAKREIERAIKQAAREEELVNRAIARIREQFEQASESEKAKYQAQLSDLNAKLLEAEEKGRKALSMAQQTKKGHVYVISNVGSFGEDVYKIGLTRRLDPLERVRELGDASVPFPFDVHAMLSSDDAPALEIALHRLFVERQVNKVNKRKEFFKLPLSDIREAVEKLQIDATWTLQAEAAQYRESLALDQAMKTDSTLKERWLEEQATFNFEDELSDEDESEQEAVGSNTVARGPSLPGGAGAPLRSRPPAPVRPGA, encoded by the coding sequence GTACGAGTCCGAGCTGTCCAGGCTCGAGAAGATCCGCCACATCCCGAACGTCATCGAGAAGGCCCGGCGGACGGAAGCGGAGATCGCAGCGAAGATCGCCGAGGCGGAGCGTCGATCTCAGGAGATCATCGACTTCGCCACGGCCGAGGCCCAGGAACAGGCCCGCAAGATCCGGGCCCAGGCCGACGGCGAGGCGACGATCACCCACGACGCGGCCCAGCGAGTCAAGGACGAGGCCTACCGCCTCCGCCGGGAGGCCCAGGTCACGCTCGCGGAGGCGAGCAAGGAGGCCCGCGACATCGCCTCGAAGGCCCGCAAGGACGCGAAGGAGAAGCGGGAGCAGGCCGACACCGCCCTGAACGGCGCGACGACCCTCGCCCTCCAGATCCGCCTGGACGCAGAGGCACGCGCCCGTGCGATCGATGCCGATGCCTTCGCAGCCCGCGGCAAGGCACGAGAGTACGAGGACGTGATCCAGGCCCTGGAACGAACCATCAAGCGGTACGAGAACGTCCCGATCGCCCCCCTGCCCCACGCCCTGGACGAGCTGGCCGACGAGTTCGGCTTCAGCAAGCCCGGCGAGAAGCTCAAGCTCGCCCGCGAGCGGACCCGCCTGATGCAGCGGAACGGCACCGCCGCGACCTGCGGCTACCCCGACGGCTGGAAGCGAGACCACGCGCTCAAGTTCGTCCTCGGCACCTTCAATGGTCAGGTCGACACGATCCTCTCCCGCGTCAGGTCCGGCAATCACGCCCGCCTGGCCCAGGAGATGAAGGATGCCTACGCCCTCGTCAACAAGGATGGCGAGGTCTACAAGGACGCCCGCATCCAGCGGGAATACCTCGACGCCCGCCTCGGCGAGTTGAAGGCGGCCGTCGCCGTCCAGCGGCTCAAGGAGCAGGCCCGCGAGGAGCAGCGGGCGATCCGCGAGCAGATCCGCGAGGAGCAGCGGGCGAAGCGCGAGATCGAGCGGGCGATCAAGCAGGCCGCCCGCGAGGAGGAGCTCGTCAACCGGGCCATCGCCCGGATCCGTGAGCAGTTCGAGCAGGCGAGCGAATCGGAGAAGGCCAAGTACCAGGCCCAGCTCTCCGACCTGAATGCGAAGCTGCTGGAGGCCGAGGAGAAGGGTCGCAAGGCCCTCTCGATGGCCCAGCAGACGAAGAAGGGCCACGTCTACGTGATCAGCAACGTCGGCTCCTTCGGCGAGGACGTCTACAAGATCGGCCTGACCCGCCGCCTCGACCCCCTGGAACGCGTCCGCGAGCTCGGCGACGCCAGCGTCCCGTTCCCATTCGACGTCCACGCCATGCTTTCCTCCGACGACGCCCCCGCCCTCGAGATCGCCCTCCACCGCCTCTTCGTCGAACGCCAGGTGAACAAGGTCAACAAGCGCAAGGAGTTCTTCAAACTCCCGCTCAGCGACATCCGCGAGGCCGTGGAAAAACTGCAGATCGACGCGACCTGGACCCTGCAAGCCGAGGCCGCCCAGTACCGCGAGAGCCTGGCGTTGGATCAAGCGATGAAGACGGATTCGACCCTCAAGGAGAGGTGGCTGGAGGAGCAGGCGACCTTCAATTTCGAGGATGAACTGTCGGACGAAGACGAGTCGGAGCAGGAGGCAGTCGGTTCAAACACCGTCGCCCGCGGCCCCTCCCTCCCGGGCGGGGCCGGAGCCCCGTTGAGGTCACGGCCGCCGGCGCCCGTCAGGCCAGGAGCTTGA